One Tepidimicrobium xylanilyticum DNA window includes the following coding sequences:
- a CDS encoding LysR family transcriptional regulator has protein sequence MSIKLDLYKIFCEVAKHGSFSKAAKSLYMTQPAVSQAIMQLESELEIRLFTRTPKGVVLTNEGQILFEHVNSAINLIGVGQRKVIESKNLMAGELKIGVGDTISRYFLLPYLEKFHSAYPNIKLKIVNGTTHELCTLLKSGEVDIAICNLPVRDSSLEIIELMDIHDIFVCGAKYKEKLSMPLSFKQLAKLPLILLELKSNSRLYVEKYILSKGVKIEPEIELGSHDLLLEFARINLGISCVIKEFSQEYLSNKLVYEVELNEEIPKRTIGVCFLKTVSLSPAATKFVQDCGIGTL, from the coding sequence ATGTCTATAAAACTAGATCTGTATAAAATTTTTTGTGAAGTAGCCAAACATGGCAGTTTTTCTAAGGCTGCCAAATCCTTATATATGACACAACCAGCTGTTAGTCAGGCAATTATGCAGTTAGAAAGCGAATTAGAGATACGTTTATTTACACGAACGCCTAAAGGGGTAGTTCTAACTAATGAAGGACAGATTCTATTTGAACATGTAAATTCGGCCATTAATTTAATAGGCGTAGGGCAAAGGAAGGTTATTGAGTCTAAAAACCTTATGGCGGGAGAACTAAAAATAGGGGTTGGGGATACGATATCTCGCTACTTTTTATTGCCCTATTTAGAAAAGTTCCATAGTGCATATCCAAATATCAAGTTAAAGATTGTTAATGGTACTACTCACGAACTTTGCACTTTATTGAAGTCTGGGGAAGTTGATATAGCAATTTGTAATTTACCAGTTAGGGACTCTTCATTGGAAATAATAGAATTAATGGATATTCATGATATATTTGTCTGTGGAGCAAAGTATAAAGAAAAACTATCTATGCCATTAAGCTTTAAGCAATTGGCTAAATTACCATTGATATTACTAGAACTTAAATCAAATTCCAGATTGTATGTAGAGAAGTACATATTATCTAAGGGGGTTAAAATAGAACCAGAAATTGAACTGGGTTCCCACGATTTGTTATTGGAATTTGCAAGGATCAATCTTGGTATATCCTGTGTTATAAAAGAATTTTCTCAAGAATACTTATCCAATAAACTGGTATATGAGGTCGAATTGAATGAAGAAATACCTAAAAGAACCATTGGAGTTTGTTTTTTAAAAACCGTATCCCTATCACCTGCTGCTACAAAATTTGTTCAGGATTGTGGTATAGGGACGCTTTGA
- a CDS encoding transposase, which produces MPRKARERSETGIYHVMLKGIDKKDIFAGKQDYEKFLYYVNRAMEISKFEVYGYCLMPNHVHILLKEGTEKIGDAIRRIAVGYAQYFNIKYGRNGHLFQNRFRSEPVNDDVYFLIVLRYIHQNPIKANMVINMEDYEWSSYNEYIMKSKREITNIKFAMELFSNIKNFKKFMMERNKDKCLEYNERIRYTDKELEKMIMSIIDISKLKELDKETRDEVLREIKNVTKASNRQLSNVTGIGRGIWEKV; this is translated from the coding sequence ATGCCTAGAAAAGCAAGGGAAAGAAGTGAAACAGGAATATATCATGTGATGCTTAAGGGAATAGACAAAAAGGATATTTTTGCAGGAAAGCAAGATTATGAAAAATTTTTATATTATGTAAACAGGGCAATGGAAATAAGCAAATTTGAAGTATATGGTTATTGCCTTATGCCTAATCATGTTCATATTCTACTTAAAGAGGGAACAGAGAAAATTGGAGATGCAATTAGAAGAATAGCAGTTGGATATGCACAATATTTTAATATAAAATATGGAAGAAATGGGCATCTTTTTCAGAATCGTTTTAGAAGTGAACCAGTGAATGATGATGTATATTTTTTGATAGTTTTGCGATATATTCATCAGAATCCGATTAAAGCAAATATGGTAATAAATATGGAAGATTATGAATGGAGTAGCTATAATGAATATATCATGAAAAGTAAAAGAGAAATAACTAATATAAAGTTTGCTATGGAATTATTTTCAAACATTAAAAATTTTAAAAAATTCATGATGGAAAGAAATAAAGATAAATGTTTAGAATATAATGAGCGAATAAGATATACTGATAAGGAATTAGAAAAAATGATTATGTCAATTATTGATATTTCGAAATTAAAAGAATTAGATAAAGAAACAAGAGATGAGGTATTGAGGGAAATAAAAAACGTTACAAAAGCTAGCAACAGACAATTATCAAATGTAACGGGGATTGGTAGGGGTATTTGGGAGAAGGTATAA
- a CDS encoding response regulator transcription factor, translating to MNIIIIDDDPLVVESLKTIIEANGIEILAVGYNGHQAVELYEKYKPDLMLMDIRMERLNGLDATREILKINPEARILLITTFQDDEYIGSALSLGCKGYILKQNIKGIIPAINAVYSGNLVFDSKIVSNIKKYSKRDNIDTDLSERELDILLLVAEGLNNKEIAEKLYLSEGTVRNYISNMLDKLGLRDRTQLAIYYYKMKYGVEK from the coding sequence ATGAATATCATAATTATAGATGATGATCCTTTAGTAGTAGAATCTTTAAAAACCATAATAGAAGCCAATGGAATAGAGATATTGGCAGTCGGTTATAATGGCCATCAAGCTGTAGAACTTTATGAAAAATATAAACCCGACTTAATGCTTATGGACATAAGGATGGAAAGGTTAAACGGCTTAGATGCAACTAGGGAAATATTAAAAATAAACCCTGAAGCCAGGATATTGCTTATAACCACCTTCCAAGATGATGAATACATAGGATCAGCCCTTTCCTTGGGCTGTAAAGGCTACATATTAAAGCAAAATATTAAAGGAATTATTCCAGCCATCAATGCAGTTTACTCGGGAAATCTAGTCTTTGATTCAAAGATTGTGTCAAATATTAAGAAATACTCTAAAAGGGACAATATCGATACAGACCTGTCGGAAAGGGAATTGGATATCCTTCTTTTAGTAGCAGAAGGGTTAAACAATAAAGAAATTGCAGAAAAACTATATTTAAGCGAAGGAACTGTTAGAAACTATATTTCTAATATGTTGGATAAGCTAGGTCTTAGGGATAGGACACAACTAGCAATATATTATTATAAAATGAAATATGGTGTGGAAAAATAA